From Pseudonocardia autotrophica, one genomic window encodes:
- a CDS encoding transcriptional regulator — MTELDPVIHAQARLRVTASLAALSDGDRMTFPRLQELLAMTAGNLSTHLRKLEDAGYVAITKTHQRRTPVTYVELTRAGRRAFEDYTAALRTLLAPQPGTEVGS; from the coding sequence GTGACCGAGCTCGATCCGGTCATCCACGCCCAGGCGCGGCTGCGGGTCACCGCCAGCCTCGCGGCGCTGTCCGACGGTGACCGGATGACGTTCCCCCGGCTCCAGGAGCTGCTGGCGATGACCGCCGGGAACCTGTCGACCCACCTGCGGAAGCTGGAGGACGCCGGCTACGTCGCGATCACCAAGACCCACCAGCGCCGCACCCCGGTCACCTACGTCGAGCTGACGCGGGCGGGTCGCCGGGCCTTCGAGGACTACACCGCGGCGCTGCGCACCCTGCTGGCGCCACAGCCCGGAACGGAGGTCGGATCGTGA
- a CDS encoding GtrA family protein, protein MTATEPSRAESPAPDAVPAPRRGLVSQLGSFIVVGVLAAAVDFGIYHLLLNLGLWVPVSKGISFILGTTTAYLLNKRFTFTGANTGGKGRFAGFVALYGTTFAVNVGMNSLVLYLLPPLDHDTSLAWLVAQGTATAINFVMLRYVIFKD, encoded by the coding sequence GTGACCGCCACCGAGCCCTCGCGGGCCGAGAGCCCGGCGCCCGACGCGGTGCCCGCGCCGCGCCGCGGACTGGTCAGCCAGCTCGGGAGCTTCATCGTCGTCGGCGTGCTCGCCGCGGCGGTCGACTTCGGGATCTACCACCTTCTGCTGAACCTGGGCCTGTGGGTTCCGGTGTCGAAGGGGATCAGCTTCATCCTCGGCACCACGACGGCCTATCTACTCAACAAGCGGTTCACCTTCACCGGGGCCAACACCGGTGGCAAGGGTCGCTTCGCCGGCTTCGTCGCCCTCTACGGCACGACCTTCGCCGTGAACGTCGGGATGAACTCGCTCGTGCTGTACCTGCTGCCGCCGCTGGACCACGACACGTCGCTGGCCTGGCTGGTCGCCCAGGGCACCGCCACGGCGATCAACTTCGTGATGCTCCGCTACGTGATCTTCAAGGACTGA
- a CDS encoding type IV toxin-antitoxin system AbiEi family antitoxin domain-containing protein translates to MDTSSLLNPDADGLLRRTELRAAGFDAGEIDRLLRSGVLILVRRGVYRLAGERSSPSSPEADHALRARAAAPELSAGTVFARTTAAALLGLPLWGLPLDRLHVIRDRSSGGRVRRGMHVHCARLPIGDVLDLGGVRVTTPARTVVDLARSVPPEQALVAVDGALHKAVVRARTAVPDPGAVTPGEIGAIVARLPSARGAPAARRVLGLADPLSESPGESRSRFRMHLAGLPAPVTQWPVPGTRYRVDFAWPDHGLLGEFDGRVKYGRALLPGMDVGEILWREKRREDRIRAAGWTAAGCGRRSAPQGPTAWSRACDDDWRGEFAPRRPGSHPLRPVRTGTKGCGQSLKIT, encoded by the coding sequence GTGGACACCTCCTCGCTCCTGAACCCCGACGCCGACGGGCTGCTCCGCCGTACGGAGCTGCGTGCCGCCGGCTTCGACGCCGGTGAGATCGATCGGCTGCTGCGCTCCGGAGTGCTGATCCTCGTGCGGCGCGGGGTCTATCGACTGGCCGGCGAACGGTCATCGCCGTCGTCCCCGGAGGCGGACCACGCGCTGCGGGCACGCGCCGCCGCACCCGAGCTGTCGGCGGGCACCGTGTTCGCTCGTACCACGGCCGCTGCGTTGCTCGGGTTACCGTTGTGGGGGCTGCCGCTGGACCGGCTGCACGTGATCCGGGACCGATCGTCCGGTGGCCGGGTGCGCCGGGGCATGCACGTGCACTGCGCCCGGCTGCCCATCGGGGACGTGCTGGATCTCGGCGGCGTACGGGTGACGACGCCCGCGCGGACCGTCGTCGACCTCGCCCGCTCGGTGCCCCCGGAGCAGGCGCTCGTCGCGGTGGACGGGGCGCTGCACAAGGCGGTCGTCCGTGCCCGTACCGCCGTTCCCGATCCGGGCGCGGTCACGCCCGGCGAGATCGGGGCGATCGTGGCGCGGCTGCCGAGCGCACGCGGTGCCCCCGCCGCACGCAGGGTGCTCGGCCTCGCGGATCCGCTGAGCGAGAGCCCCGGAGAGTCCCGTAGCCGCTTCCGGATGCATCTGGCGGGCTTGCCCGCACCCGTCACCCAGTGGCCGGTTCCGGGCACCCGCTACCGGGTCGACTTCGCATGGCCGGATCACGGCCTGCTCGGCGAGTTCGACGGCCGGGTGAAGTACGGCCGCGCGCTGCTCCCGGGGATGGATGTGGGCGAGATCCTGTGGCGGGAGAAGCGCCGGGAGGACCGGATCCGGGCCGCGGGGTGGACGGCCGCGGGGTGTGGTCGGAGATCGGCTCCCCAGGGCCCGACGGCATGGTCGCGGGCCTGCGACGACGACTGGCGCGGTGAGTTCGCACCCCGTCGCCCCGGTTCGCACCCGCTGCGACCGGTGCGAACCGGGACGAAGGGGTGCGGTCAGTCCTTGAAGATCACGTAG
- the glfT1 gene encoding galactofuranosyltransferase GlfT1, with translation MSSRLAPGSVVGVIVTRHRAEMLVDSLNAMAKQTHPLAHLIVVDNGPDQPARDAVEACPLPTTWLPSWTNLGGAGGFALGMLHALAMGADWVFLADDDGHAADAGTLATLVDVAQRHGLAAVSPVVADKARPDRLAFPLRRGVTWHRNRSALGDDDLLPGIASFFNGALFRASTLEVIGVPDLRLFVRGDEVEMHRRMVRSGLPFGTALHATYLHPYGSDEFKPMLGGRLHAQDPGDAVKRYYTYRNRGYLMSQPGMRRIGLLELPRFAWYFLVTKRDPRGFREWLRLLKQGRAERFHRAP, from the coding sequence GTGAGCTCACGGCTCGCGCCCGGCTCGGTCGTCGGCGTGATCGTCACCCGGCACCGTGCGGAGATGCTGGTCGACTCGCTGAACGCGATGGCGAAGCAGACGCACCCGCTGGCGCACCTGATCGTCGTCGACAACGGGCCCGACCAGCCGGCCCGCGACGCCGTCGAGGCGTGCCCGCTGCCGACCACCTGGCTGCCGTCGTGGACCAACCTGGGCGGTGCGGGCGGGTTCGCGCTGGGCATGCTGCACGCACTCGCGATGGGCGCGGACTGGGTCTTCCTCGCCGACGACGACGGCCACGCCGCCGACGCCGGCACCCTCGCCACGCTGGTCGACGTCGCGCAGCGGCACGGGCTGGCGGCGGTCTCCCCGGTGGTCGCCGACAAGGCCCGGCCGGACCGGCTGGCGTTCCCGCTGCGGCGCGGCGTGACCTGGCATCGCAACCGTTCCGCGCTCGGCGACGACGATCTGCTCCCCGGCATCGCCTCGTTCTTCAACGGGGCGCTGTTCCGGGCCTCGACGCTCGAGGTGATCGGGGTGCCGGACCTGCGGCTGTTCGTCCGCGGCGACGAGGTGGAGATGCACCGCCGGATGGTGCGCTCCGGGCTGCCGTTCGGGACCGCCCTGCACGCCACCTACCTGCACCCCTACGGCTCGGACGAGTTCAAGCCGATGCTCGGCGGCCGGTTGCACGCGCAGGATCCGGGCGACGCGGTGAAGCGCTACTACACCTACCGCAACCGTGGCTACCTGATGAGCCAGCCCGGGATGCGGCGGATCGGGTTGCTGGAGCTGCCGCGGTTCGCCTGGTACTTCCTGGTCACCAAGCGGGATCCGCGCGGGTTCCGGGAGTGGCTGCGACTGCTGAAGCAGGGGCGTGCCGAGCGCTTCCACCGCGCTCCCTGA
- the wzt gene encoding galactan export ABC transporter ATP-binding subunit Wzt/RfbE produces the protein MPEPSIRIDSAAVDFPIFDAKTRSLKKAVLGRAGGRIGTASKVPIIEALRDINLTLSKGDRVALVGHNGAGKSTLLRLMAGIYEPTRGRSAVRGKVAPVFDLAVGMDPEISGYDNILIRGLFLGMTRKQMEERIDDIAEFTELGDYLEMPLRAYSTGMRVRLALGVVTSIDPDILLLDEGIGAVDAEFLDKARGRLHELVDRSGILVFASHSDEFLADLCDTALWMEHGTIKEYGPLQDVLDSYKGRTPS, from the coding sequence GTGCCGGAACCGTCCATCCGCATCGACAGCGCCGCCGTCGACTTCCCGATCTTCGACGCGAAGACCCGGTCACTGAAGAAGGCCGTGCTCGGCCGCGCCGGCGGCCGGATCGGCACCGCGTCGAAGGTCCCGATCATCGAGGCCCTCCGGGACATCAACCTGACCCTCTCCAAGGGCGACCGGGTCGCCCTGGTCGGGCACAACGGCGCCGGGAAGTCCACCCTGCTGCGCCTGATGGCGGGGATCTACGAGCCGACCCGGGGCCGGTCGGCGGTGCGCGGCAAGGTCGCGCCGGTCTTCGACCTGGCCGTCGGCATGGACCCGGAGATCTCCGGCTACGACAACATCCTCATCCGCGGTCTGTTCCTGGGCATGACACGCAAGCAGATGGAGGAGCGGATCGACGACATCGCCGAGTTCACCGAGCTCGGCGACTACCTCGAGATGCCGCTGCGGGCGTACTCGACGGGTATGCGGGTGCGGCTCGCGCTCGGCGTCGTCACCTCGATCGATCCGGACATCCTGCTGCTCGACGAGGGCATCGGCGCCGTCGACGCCGAGTTCCTCGACAAGGCCCGCGGCCGGCTGCACGAGCTCGTCGACCGGTCCGGGATCCTGGTGTTCGCCTCGCACTCCGACGAGTTCCTGGCCGACCTCTGCGACACCGCGCTGTGGATGGAGCACGGGACGATCAAGGAGTACGGCCCGCTGCAGGACGTGCTGGACTCCTACAAGGGCCGGACCCCCTCGTGA
- the wzm gene encoding galactan export ABC transporter permease subunit Wzm/RfbD gives MAVTVTDNEPGDLIDPSEVSSPRSWRRAFADLAAGWRQRPLWGYLGWQDIKQRYRRSVLGPLWISISMGVIALGLGILYSALFEIPIATFLPHVAVGLLIWNFVSGCIIEGSEVFISNEGLIKFLPAPLSLHIYRLVWRQTLFFLHNLVVWLVLMIIFPHPLGFSSLLAIPAFALLAINGAWVAILAGILATRFRDIPPIIASVTQLVFYLTPIVWSVDILRDNEAARERASLVEFNPVFHFVEIVRQPLLGQEIVGRYWLVTGVITIVGWTAALVCLRNYRSRVAYWV, from the coding sequence GTGGCCGTGACCGTGACCGACAACGAGCCGGGCGATCTCATCGACCCGTCCGAGGTGTCGAGCCCGCGCAGCTGGCGCCGGGCGTTCGCGGATCTCGCCGCAGGCTGGCGTCAGCGCCCGCTGTGGGGGTACCTCGGCTGGCAGGACATCAAGCAGCGCTACCGCCGCTCGGTGCTGGGCCCGCTCTGGATCTCGATCAGCATGGGCGTCATCGCGCTCGGGCTGGGCATCCTCTACTCGGCGCTGTTCGAGATCCCGATCGCGACGTTCCTGCCGCACGTCGCCGTCGGGCTGCTGATCTGGAACTTCGTGTCCGGCTGCATCATCGAGGGCAGCGAGGTCTTCATCTCCAACGAAGGCCTGATCAAGTTCCTGCCGGCGCCACTGAGCCTGCACATCTACCGCCTGGTGTGGCGACAGACGCTGTTCTTCCTGCACAACCTGGTGGTCTGGTTGGTGCTGATGATCATCTTCCCGCACCCGCTGGGATTCTCGTCGCTGCTCGCGATCCCGGCGTTCGCGCTGCTCGCGATCAACGGCGCCTGGGTGGCGATCCTCGCCGGGATCCTCGCGACCCGGTTCCGGGACATCCCGCCGATCATCGCCAGCGTGACCCAGCTGGTCTTCTACCTGACCCCGATCGTGTGGTCGGTCGACATCCTGCGGGACAACGAGGCGGCCCGTGAGCGGGCCAGCCTGGTCGAGTTCAACCCGGTGTTCCACTTCGTGGAGATCGTCCGCCAGCCGCTGCTCGGTCAGGAGATCGTCGGCCGGTACTGGCTGGTCACCGGCGTCATCACGATCGTCGGCTGGACCGCAGCACTGGTCTGCCTGCGCAACTACCGTTCCCGCGTCGCGTACTGGGTGTGA
- a CDS encoding bacterial proteasome activator family protein: MGNMSDEQETPGERVVVVGADGRPVGMATIPSGDDEVEQQSPASMVEQPAKVMRIGTMIKQLLEEVKAAPLDEASRSRLKEIHENSVKELEDGLAPELREELQRLSLPFTADETPSESELRIAQAQLVGWLEGLFHGIQTALFAQQMAARAQLEQMRRGLPPGAGGGPEQAGVPEGLGRGTGQYL, encoded by the coding sequence ATGGGGAACATGAGCGACGAGCAGGAGACCCCCGGCGAGCGGGTCGTGGTGGTCGGCGCCGACGGCCGCCCGGTGGGCATGGCGACGATCCCCTCCGGCGACGACGAGGTCGAGCAGCAGAGTCCGGCGAGCATGGTCGAGCAGCCCGCGAAGGTCATGCGGATCGGCACCATGATCAAGCAGCTGCTGGAGGAGGTGAAGGCGGCGCCGCTGGACGAGGCGTCCCGCAGCAGGCTGAAGGAGATCCACGAGAACTCCGTGAAGGAGCTCGAGGACGGGCTCGCCCCGGAGCTCCGCGAGGAGCTGCAGCGGCTCAGCCTGCCGTTCACCGCCGACGAGACGCCGTCGGAGAGCGAGCTGCGGATCGCCCAGGCGCAGCTGGTCGGGTGGCTGGAGGGGCTGTTCCACGGCATCCAGACGGCGCTGTTCGCCCAGCAGATGGCCGCCCGCGCCCAGCTGGAGCAGATGCGCCGCGGACTGCCGCCGGGCGCCGGCGGCGGGCCCGAGCAGGCCGGCGTTCCCGAGGGTCTGGGTCGGGGCACCGGTCAGTACCTCTGA
- a CDS encoding NAD(P)H-quinone oxidoreductase codes for MKAITLAEYGGPEQMTWAEVSDPEPGPGEVLLDVVASAVNRADLLQVQGNYPVPPGASDILGLECSGRIAALGDGVTGWNVGDEVCALLAGGGYAQKVVVPAVQLLPIPDGVSIEDAGGLPEVACTVRSNVFMEGRLAAGETFLIQGGSSGIGTHAIQVAKAFGARVAATAGTPDRLQFCRDLGADIAIDYHDDVAEELKKATDGRGADVILDNMGAKGLANNLSALARDGRLMIIGMQGGVKAELNIGALLAKRGHISAMGLRGRPVTGPNSKAEIVEQVREQVWPLFGSGSVRPVVHERFSMADAADAHRRLADGGVVGKLLLLNPDA; via the coding sequence ATGAAGGCGATCACCTTGGCGGAGTACGGCGGCCCCGAACAGATGACCTGGGCGGAGGTCTCGGATCCCGAGCCGGGGCCCGGCGAGGTGCTGCTCGACGTCGTCGCGTCCGCGGTGAACCGGGCCGACCTGCTCCAGGTGCAGGGGAACTATCCGGTCCCGCCGGGTGCGTCCGACATCCTCGGTCTGGAGTGTTCGGGCCGGATCGCCGCGCTCGGCGACGGCGTCACCGGCTGGAACGTCGGCGACGAGGTGTGCGCGCTGCTGGCCGGCGGCGGCTACGCGCAGAAGGTCGTCGTGCCGGCGGTACAGCTGCTCCCGATCCCGGACGGCGTGTCGATCGAGGACGCCGGCGGGTTGCCCGAGGTGGCCTGCACCGTCCGGTCGAACGTGTTCATGGAGGGCCGGCTCGCCGCCGGCGAGACGTTCCTGATCCAGGGCGGTTCGTCCGGCATCGGGACGCACGCGATCCAGGTGGCGAAGGCGTTCGGCGCCCGCGTCGCGGCGACCGCGGGCACTCCCGACCGGCTGCAGTTCTGCCGTGACCTGGGCGCGGACATCGCCATCGACTACCACGACGACGTCGCCGAGGAGCTGAAGAAGGCGACCGACGGGCGCGGCGCCGACGTCATCCTGGACAACATGGGGGCCAAGGGCCTGGCGAACAACCTGTCCGCGCTGGCCCGCGACGGCCGTCTCATGATCATCGGGATGCAGGGCGGCGTGAAGGCCGAGCTGAACATCGGTGCGCTGCTGGCCAAGCGCGGCCACATCTCCGCGATGGGCCTGCGCGGACGCCCGGTGACCGGCCCGAACTCCAAGGCCGAGATCGTCGAGCAGGTCCGGGAGCAGGTGTGGCCGCTGTTCGGGTCCGGGAGCGTCCGCCCGGTCGTCCACGAGCGGTTCTCGATGGCCGACGCCGCCGATGCGCACCGCAGGCTGGCCGATGGCGGCGTCGTCGGCAAGCTGCTGCTGCTGAACCCGGACGCCTGA
- a CDS encoding GNAT family N-acetyltransferase, with amino-acid sequence MDRLPAPIDPVPDPWPLHGLVLRTPRLELRPDDDGSLRELVTMLHATGVHPASAMPFSVPWTDADPRYLGRGVVQYFWSERARTGPESWALHLVVRSEGRVIGLQSLTADRFGLLRGVETGSYLGLSYQGTGYGTEMRAAVLAFAFDHLGATTARSDYVEGNDASAAVSRRLGYRADGTSLNSAREVRTVQHRVLLTPEEFVRPGWELGVRGYTDELAGFLGAQPPRGG; translated from the coding sequence GTGGACCGGCTTCCCGCACCGATCGACCCGGTGCCCGACCCGTGGCCGCTGCACGGGCTGGTGCTGCGGACCCCACGACTCGAACTGCGTCCGGACGACGACGGATCGCTGCGTGAGCTGGTCACGATGCTGCACGCGACGGGCGTCCATCCGGCGTCGGCGATGCCGTTCTCCGTGCCGTGGACCGACGCCGATCCCCGCTACCTCGGACGTGGGGTCGTGCAGTACTTCTGGTCCGAGCGGGCCCGGACCGGGCCGGAGTCCTGGGCGCTGCACCTGGTGGTGCGCAGCGAGGGCCGGGTGATCGGGTTGCAGAGCCTGACCGCCGACCGGTTCGGTCTGCTGCGCGGCGTGGAGACCGGCTCCTACCTGGGCCTGAGCTACCAGGGGACGGGGTACGGCACCGAGATGCGGGCCGCCGTGCTGGCGTTCGCGTTCGACCACCTCGGGGCGACGACCGCCCGCTCGGACTACGTCGAGGGCAACGACGCCTCGGCCGCGGTGTCGCGCCGCCTCGGCTACCGCGCCGACGGGACGTCGCTGAACTCGGCCCGCGAGGTGCGGACGGTGCAGCACCGGGTGCTGCTCACGCCGGAGGAGTTCGTCCGGCCCGGGTGGGAGCTGGGCGTGCGGGGCTACACCGACGAGCTGGCCGGGTTCCTCGGAGCACAGCCGCCGCGCGGGGGGTGA
- the ypfJ gene encoding KPN_02809 family neutral zinc metallopeptidase: protein MRFDENARLDTSGVDDLRGSGGGRAGGGVGGRVAGAGGGLGIVGVIIYLLLSNFAGVDLGGMAAGGGYPSLDQVGSGQTADNSSLQQNCATGASANDSTDCRMVAVVNSLDDFWATRFSSGFERPRTNFFSGGVSTGGCGAASSDSGPFYCPADSEIYIDLTFFRDLETRFGAQGGPFSQAYVMAHEYGHHIQNLTGDLQRAGRETGPESGQVRVELQADCYAGVWTHHATTVPGESGRPLITELTQADIDAALDTASRIGDDFIQENLGSGRVDESQFSHGSSQQRERWFTTGLDSGDPRSCDTFSARDLG, encoded by the coding sequence GTGCGGTTCGACGAGAACGCTCGGCTGGACACGTCCGGGGTGGACGACCTGCGTGGATCCGGCGGTGGCCGGGCCGGCGGCGGTGTCGGCGGGCGGGTCGCCGGCGCCGGCGGCGGGCTCGGCATCGTCGGCGTGATCATCTACCTGTTGCTGTCGAACTTCGCGGGCGTCGACCTGGGCGGGATGGCCGCCGGCGGCGGTTACCCGAGCCTGGACCAGGTCGGGTCGGGCCAGACCGCGGACAACTCGTCGTTGCAGCAGAACTGCGCGACCGGGGCGTCCGCGAACGACTCGACGGACTGCCGGATGGTCGCCGTCGTGAACTCGCTGGACGACTTCTGGGCGACCCGGTTCAGCTCCGGGTTCGAGCGGCCGCGGACGAACTTCTTCTCCGGCGGCGTCAGCACCGGCGGCTGCGGGGCGGCGTCGTCGGACAGCGGGCCGTTCTACTGCCCGGCGGACTCGGAGATCTACATCGACCTGACGTTCTTCCGGGACCTGGAGACCCGCTTCGGCGCCCAGGGTGGCCCGTTCTCGCAGGCCTACGTGATGGCCCACGAGTACGGCCACCACATCCAGAACCTGACCGGCGATCTGCAGCGCGCCGGCCGGGAGACCGGGCCGGAGTCCGGTCAGGTCCGGGTCGAGCTGCAGGCCGACTGCTACGCGGGGGTCTGGACGCACCACGCGACGACCGTCCCCGGCGAGTCCGGGCGCCCGTTGATCACCGAGCTGACCCAGGCCGACATCGACGCCGCGCTGGACACCGCGTCCCGGATCGGCGACGACTTCATCCAGGAGAACCTCGGCTCCGGCCGGGTCGACGAGTCCCAGTTCTCGCACGGGAGCTCCCAGCAGCGCGAGCGGTGGTTCACGACCGGCCTGGACAGCGGCGACCCCCGGTCCTGCGACACGTTCTCCGCCCGCGACCTCGGATAG
- a CDS encoding tyrosine-type recombinase/integrase produces MRPSGVGTPRPIQRCWQRRLAFAAPRSSRTRSTRCPGSSGPQPRSANGARWAVALALGLRQGESLGLRWQDVDLVDGFIVVRRNRLRPKWAHGCGGTCERKQAGRCPQRQALRPETAETKSEAGRRGIGLPDPLVKLLREHANEQHDEKSRAADLWVDTDYVFTTETGSVLHPRTDTKKWKQLLVRAAVPERRLHDARHTAATVLLLLGVTERAVMGVMGVMGWSNTAMAARYQHITSAVRQDVASRVGGLLWQTPDGPPTTT; encoded by the coding sequence ATGAGGCCGTCCGGCGTCGGCACGCCACGACCAATCCAGCGCTGCTGGCAAAGGCGCCTCGCATTCGCAGCACCGAGGTCGAGCCGTACACGGTCGACGAGGTGTCCCGGATCCTCCGGGCCGCAGCCGCGGAGCGCGAACGGTGCACGCTGGGCTGTGGCACTGGCACTCGGACTGCGCCAGGGCGAATCTCTCGGGCTCCGCTGGCAGGACGTCGACCTCGTCGACGGATTCATCGTCGTACGGCGGAACCGCCTGCGCCCGAAATGGGCGCACGGCTGCGGAGGAACCTGCGAACGGAAGCAAGCCGGCCGCTGCCCGCAGCGACAGGCGCTCCGACCCGAGACCGCAGAGACGAAATCCGAGGCCGGCCGTCGGGGAATCGGCCTGCCCGATCCGCTGGTGAAGTTGCTGCGCGAGCACGCGAACGAGCAGCACGACGAGAAGAGCCGGGCGGCTGATCTGTGGGTCGACACCGATTACGTGTTCACCACCGAGACCGGTTCCGTTCTGCATCCACGGACCGACACCAAGAAGTGGAAGCAGCTCCTCGTCCGGGCCGCGGTTCCGGAACGTCGCCTGCACGACGCCCGGCACACTGCGGCGACGGTCCTGCTCCTGCTCGGCGTGACCGAGCGGGCCGTCATGGGCGTGATGGGCGTGATGGGCTGGTCGAACACGGCGATGGCTGCGCGCTACCAGCACATCACCTCGGCTGTCCGGCAGGACGTCGCGTCCCGGGTCGGCGGGCTGCTCTGGCAGACGCCCGACGGGCCGCCGACGACCACCTGA
- a CDS encoding helix-turn-helix domain-containing protein codes for MTDDRTAQIGQLLAQLATLMADQPAPREPEATPRPNRVLLTVGEAADQLGIGKTTAYAYVRTGELESVLIGRLRRIHADAIAEFAARLVAKHRAA; via the coding sequence ATGACCGATGACCGCACCGCGCAGATCGGGCAGCTTCTCGCGCAGCTCGCCACCCTCATGGCCGACCAGCCGGCGCCGCGCGAGCCGGAGGCAACGCCCCGACCCAATCGCGTCCTGCTCACGGTCGGAGAAGCCGCGGACCAGCTCGGCATCGGGAAGACGACCGCGTACGCCTACGTCCGCACAGGCGAGCTGGAATCCGTCCTCATCGGCCGGCTCCGGCGCATCCACGCCGACGCCATCGCCGAGTTCGCCGCCCGACTCGTCGCCAAGCACCGCGCCGCCTGA
- a CDS encoding DUF3631 domain-containing protein, with translation MSTTPAGLRAVPDLPAIAPAELLDQVAAFVSRFSVFPDRHTAPMLALWYAHTHAVQHFYTTPRLILDSAEPGSGKTRVLEVAQYLVRKPEMTISITTAAIFRMLCDGPVTLLFDEIDAVFSPKGGGNNEDLRGLLNSGYKRSATVSRCVGDASRMKVERFPVFAPVALAGIAGAMPATITTRAITVHMRRRAPHERAEAFRERRVDNEATPLREQLAAWLDMVGEDELVGAEPVMPEQVTDRAAEVWEPLLAIADLAGGHWPDTARAAAMHFVGQATETGTSVGTRLLADLRALFTAHEAERMATSDIIGRLCADEEAGWADLDGRPLDARRLARELARYGVRPGPLRIGGHVAKGYHVDGALSDAFARYLPPTTEPAPAGAVTTVTPVTPQVRGVTDPDRVTAPTVTPPVEPLPDDPPEQISVTDAAVTPRSAVMPLTRHVTAVTDVTATDGGAR, from the coding sequence ATGAGCACCACACCCGCCGGCCTGCGCGCCGTCCCGGACCTGCCCGCCATCGCCCCGGCCGAGCTGCTCGACCAGGTCGCCGCGTTCGTCTCCCGGTTCTCGGTGTTCCCCGACCGGCACACCGCCCCGATGCTGGCGCTCTGGTACGCCCACACCCACGCCGTCCAGCACTTCTACACGACCCCGCGCCTCATCCTCGACAGCGCCGAGCCCGGCTCCGGCAAGACCCGTGTCCTGGAAGTGGCGCAGTACCTCGTCCGCAAGCCCGAGATGACCATCTCGATCACCACCGCGGCCATCTTCCGGATGCTCTGCGACGGCCCGGTCACGCTGCTGTTCGACGAGATCGACGCCGTGTTCTCGCCCAAGGGCGGCGGGAACAACGAGGACCTGCGCGGGCTGCTCAACTCCGGATACAAGCGCTCGGCCACCGTGTCCCGCTGCGTCGGCGACGCCTCCCGGATGAAGGTCGAGCGGTTCCCGGTCTTCGCCCCGGTCGCGCTGGCCGGGATCGCCGGGGCGATGCCTGCCACGATCACCACCCGCGCGATCACCGTGCACATGCGCCGCCGCGCCCCGCACGAACGCGCCGAGGCGTTCCGCGAGCGCCGGGTCGACAACGAGGCGACGCCGCTGCGCGAGCAGCTCGCCGCCTGGCTCGACATGGTCGGCGAGGACGAGCTGGTCGGTGCCGAACCGGTCATGCCCGAACAGGTCACCGACCGCGCCGCCGAGGTCTGGGAACCCCTGCTCGCCATCGCCGACCTCGCCGGCGGGCACTGGCCCGACACCGCCCGCGCCGCCGCCATGCACTTCGTCGGGCAGGCCACCGAGACCGGCACGTCGGTCGGGACGCGGCTGCTCGCCGACCTGCGCGCCCTGTTCACCGCCCACGAAGCCGAGCGGATGGCGACCAGCGACATCATCGGCCGGCTCTGCGCCGACGAGGAAGCCGGCTGGGCCGACCTCGACGGCCGCCCTCTCGACGCCCGACGCCTCGCCCGCGAGCTGGCCCGCTACGGCGTCCGCCCCGGCCCGCTGCGCATCGGCGGGCACGTCGCCAAGGGCTACCACGTCGACGGAGCACTCTCCGACGCCTTCGCCCGCTACCTCCCACCCACCACCGAACCCGCCCCGGCAGGTGCGGTTACCACGGTTACGCCGGTTACACCGCAGGTCAGAGGCGTAACCGATCCCGACCGCGTAACCGCACCCACGGTTACACCCCCTGTCGAGCCTCTACCCGACGACCCGCCGGAGCAGATCTCCGTAACCGACGCAGCGGTTACACCCCGCTCAGCGGTTATGCCCCTGACCAGGCACGTAACCGCAGTAACCGATGTAACTGCTACCGACGGGGGTGCCCGATGA